In a genomic window of Amblyomma americanum isolate KBUSLIRL-KWMA chromosome 4, ASM5285725v1, whole genome shotgun sequence:
- the LOC144129063 gene encoding uncharacterized protein LOC144129063: MDSNRSWLVAAGCCWVNIFSFAMIRSTAVVYVSIIETFQTTREAAAWPVTLAATFYFTAALVAGILARHVRVWKITFTACLVATLAVSSCFFATTITYLALVYGVVHGFSVGHLSLSSTVINQHFTKYRAAASGLNMAGFSIGGLIFPPIVQYFFNTYGFRGAFLLAGGVVFNATVGTLLQRIPAPQQPPAPTNKDVRVNLEKMQHLRATETQQRISDTYSTPTSPGEKIFPAIEISVVHEKNYNKTKSPQAGGVSNQNNWKSAVENEGFDADGCNNGSSSVKNVRAVACRGRFLSVDGSASTMRVIHETRKRAMSTTETTVPIRCILLSECLAWKERAVNNCEPFHLHAHKTAETGAKERFYHEFSSTADELCASKTARKTSMDVKPKLQELKELFSFLAHARYYAIVLTKVVIVTNSTIFTTVIIDFALDHGIERWRALTLITAYTAMDLTARLSAGWITDRKFMSRSTWMASCLALWTAADFCFAYGDSYATLLGVSAVAGWCNGSTLPLVPVLYMEVVDIGRFSVAYGLSSFTAGITGLLRPTLTGLFRDKLGDYSGLFLLTGTCTALSTIRWICASLQEKCSRNPGK, translated from the exons ATGGACTCCAACAGGAGCTGGCTGGTGGCAGCCGGCTGCTGCTGGGTCAACATCTTCTCCTTCGCCATGATCCGTTCCACAGCTGTCGTGTACGTGAGCATCATTGAAACATTCCAGACGACTCGAGAAGCTGCTGCCTGGCCGGTGACCTTGGCGGCGACATTCTACTTTACTGCAG CTCTGGTGGCGGGAATCCTTGCGAGGCATGTGCGTGTCTGGAAGATCACCTTCACTGCGTGCCTGGTCGCTACGCTCGCAGTGTCCTCCTGCTTCTTTGCTACGACCATCACCTACCTGGCCCTCGTGTATGGAGTCGTCCACG GGTTCAGCGTCGGCCACTTGTCTTTGTCAAGCACTGTCATCAACCAGCACTTCACCAAGTACCGTGCCGCGGCCTCAGGGCTCAACATGGCTGGTTTCTCCATCGGTGGCCTAATATTCCCACCCATTGTTCAGTACTTTTTCAACACATATGGCTTCCGGGGAGCATTTCTGCTCGCCGGAGGTGTCGTGTTCAACGCAACCGTCGGAACTCTGCTGCAGCGTATTCCGGCTCCACAGCAACCTCCAGCTCCTACGAACAAGGACGTGAGGGTTAACCTTGAGAAGATGCAACACTTACGCGCCACCGAGACACAACAGCGGATTTCGGATACCTACAGTACACCAACCAGTCCAGGCGAAAAGATTTTCCCGGCTATTGAAATCTCAGTTGTCCATGAAAAGAACTACAACAAAACAAAGAGCCCTCAAGCCGGCGGTGTGTCTAACCAAAACAACTGGAAAAGCGCTGTTGAAAACGAAGGATTTGATGCAGACGGATGCAACAATGGCAGCAGTTCTGTGAAAAATGTGCGCGCTGTTGCATGCAGAGGACGCTTCTTGAGTGTGGATGGAAGTGCGAGCACTATGCGAGTCATTCACGAAACGAGGAAGCGAGCAATGTCGACCACGGAGACGACAGTTCCAATCCGATGCATACTTTTATCAGAATGCCTTGCCTGGAAAGAGAGGGCGGTAAATAATTGCGAACCTTTTCATCTTCATGCGCACAAAACAGCGGAAACGGGTGCAAAGGAACGGTTCTACCACGAATTTTCATCAACTGCCGATGAACTCTGTGCTTCGAAAACTGCACGAAAGACTTCGATGGATGTTAAGCCAAAGCTTCAGGAACTTAAAGAACTATTCAGTTTCCTCGCGCATGCCAGATATTATGCCATAGTTCTGACCAAAGTGGTAATTGTCACCAACTCTACTATATTTACCACCGTCATTATCGACTTTGCCCTAGACCACGGCATCGAGAGGTGGAGAGCTCTCACTCTGATCACAGCGTACACAGCTATGGACCTGACGGCCAGGCTTAGTGCAGGCTGGATAACGGACAGGAAATTTATGTCGAGAAGCACATGGATGGCATCGTGCCTGGCCCTCTGGACTGCCGCTGACTTCTGCTTCGCATATGGCGACTCCTATGCTACGCTGCTTGGTGTATCTGCCGTTGCGGGCTGGTGCAATGGATCGACGCTGCCCCTAGTCCCGGTTCTGTACATGGAGGTGGTAGACATTGGCCGCTTCAGTGTGGCCTACGGGCTGAGCTCATTCACAGCCGGAATTACTGGACTGTTGAGGCCGACACTTACAG